CCATCCACAAAGACCCGTTCCCTGAGGCCACGACGCGTCTGTCCCGGTTGGGACGACACTTGCTTGCATCCGTGCTCCTGATCATCCAGTTGGCTTTCCTTGTTGGTGTGCCTGCGGCGATGAGCTTTCAGGCATGGTCTACCCAGAACCAGCTTTGGCCGGCCCTGATCGATCTGGGATTGGGGAAGGAGGCAGGCGAAGTCGTGGTATATCTCATTCTTGATGCGATACTCCTCACGATCATCTTCTGGGGTGCCGTGCCGGTGATGGCGCAGAGGCGAGGCCATGGCGATCGAGTCAGGGTCACGGCGAATACGGCATTCGTCTTGATGGTGACGGCCATTGTCGGCGTCTCGGTTCGCACGATGTAC
This window of the Fusarium oxysporum f. sp. lycopersici 4287 chromosome 14, whole genome shotgun sequence genome carries:
- a CDS encoding hypothetical protein (At least one base has a quality score < 10), which codes for MSATRTRGLPTWLSAMQKRKVAITIAHRTFIIWSIHKDPFPEATTRLSRLGRHLLASVLLIIQLAFLVGVPAAMSFQAWSTQNQLWPALIDLGLGKEAGEVVVYLILDAILLTIIFWGAVPVMAQRRGHGDRVRVTANTAFVLMVTAIVGVSVRTMYLTWNWTLRSALAYDHTGLRARCKLIFFTAGILLCSGCASIAVFVFYAARSGTPSRKQIRMVDDTADGESKMKAVDAI